A genomic stretch from Lathyrus oleraceus cultivar Zhongwan6 chromosome 2, CAAS_Psat_ZW6_1.0, whole genome shotgun sequence includes:
- the LOC127117640 gene encoding glycerophosphodiester phosphodiesterase GDPDL4, with the protein MWKPRALSVTLALLLLHSLSLAPVSAQSKRSEWKTLTGSPPLVIAHGGFSGIFPDSSYPAYLLAVQTSVPDVAIWCDVQLTKDEVGLCLPDVNLLNSTYILSYFPNKTVSYLVNGESVAGYFSVDYTFKELSDVILTQGVFTRSNLPENNGYLINRVEDILPIVAPQTPGLWLNIQHDAFYTQHKLSMRSYVLSISRKLRVSYISSPEVGFLRSITTRFNPKITKLVFRFLDQGDTDPSTNQTYGSLLKNLTFIKTFASGILVPKGYIWPIDAAGYLQPHTTLVSDAHKAGLEVYASDFANDIVSSFNYSYDPLAEYLQFIDNGDFSVDGVLTDFPITPSEAIDCFAHLGTNATRRDKTLIISKFGASGDYPACTDLAYNNAISDGADVLDCPVQISKDGIPFCLSSIDLLDSTTVAQTRFSDLVTSIPKIKSGRGIFTFKLTWADIKDLTPSILNPFSKFTLFRNPKSKNAGNFLTLSDFLSLSKNQTSLSGVLIIVENAAYLAEKLGLSVTDAVIDALSKAGYDKPGSQKVYIQSTNSSVLLKFKEKTKYELVYKIDETVSDAANAAVEDIKTFASSVVVNKDSVFPRSASFLTTFTKIVPKLQASNLSIFVETFSNEFVSQAWDYFSDPTVEINSFIQETGINGVITDFPKTASRYSKNKCLNLGDKTPPYMQPVKAGDLYKTLDNRTLPPAQAPLPPLTKSEVVEAPLPAVAKLAPASSPAAETKSPPKNAQPKVSVCFFLSSLAVFVASILLL; encoded by the exons ATGTGGAAACCACGCGCTCTCTCCGTTACTCTCGCTCTGCTTCTTCTTCACTCTCTTTCTCTTGCTCCTGTTTCAGCTCAGAGCAAGAGATCTGAATGGAAAACACTCACAG GAAGTCCACCATTGGTCATAGCACATGGTGGTTTTTCGGGTATATTTCCTGATTCCAGTTACCCTGCTTATCTTTTGGCTGTACAAACGAGTGTCCCCGATGTCGCTATATGGTGCGATGTGCAATTGACGAAAGATGAAGTTGGGCTTTGCCTTCCGGATGTCAACCTTCTAAACTCTACTTACATTTTAAGTTATTTCCCAAATAAAACTGTGAGTTACTTAGTGAATGGAGAATCCGTTGCTGGCTATTTTTCCGTGGATTATACCTTCAAGGAGTTATCCGATGTTATCT TAACTCAGGGAGTATTCACTCGGTCAAATTTGCCGGAAAACAATGGTTATTTAATAAATAGGGTTGAAGATATCCTCCCAATAGTGGCCCCACAAACACCAGGTTTGTGGTTGAACATTCAG CATGATGCGTTCTACACGCAACACAAACTGAGCATGAGAAGCTACGTACTTTCAATTTCTAGAAAATTGCGTGTCAGTTATATCTCATCACCTGAGGTTGGTTTTTTGAGAAGTATTACAACACGCTTCAACCCAAAAATTACGAAACTTGTCTTCAGGTTTCTCGATCAGGGTGACACAGACCCATCGACCAATCAGACTTATGGTTCATTACTAAAAAATCTTACCTTTATCAAGACTTTTGCTTCTGGAATTCTTGTTCCCAAGGGATATATATGGCCAATAGATGCTGCTGGTTATTTGCAACCACATACCACTTTGGTTTCAGATGCACATAAAGCGGGGCTTGAAGTTTATGCATCAGATTTTGCAAATGATATTGTATCTAGCTTTAATTACAGCTATGATCCTCTTGCTGAGTACCTCCAATTCATTGATAACGGTGATTTCTCCGTTGATGGTGTGCTGACTGATTTTCCCATAACTCCATCAGAAGCAATTG ATTGCTTTGCCCACCTAGGCACAAATGCTACGAGAAGAG ATAAAACCTTGATTATCTCAAAATTTGGAGCAAGTGGAGATTATCCAGCTTGTACCGACTTAGCGTATAACAATGCCATATCAGATGGTGCGGACGTTCTTGACTGTCCTGTTCAAATTTCAAAGGACGGAATACCATTCTGCTTAAGCTCCATTGATCTTCTAGATAGTACCACAGTTGCTCAAACAAGATTCAGTGATTTGGTCACGAGTATCCCTAAGATCAAATCTGGCCGTGGCATATTTACGTTCAAATTGACATGGGCTGATATAAAAGACCTGACCC CCTCAATATTGAACCCTTTCTCAAAATTCACACTGTTCAGGAATCCAAAATCTAAGAATGCTGGGAATTTTTTAACATTATCAGATTTTTTGTCGTTGTCAAAAAATCAGACTTCTCTATCAGGCGTCTTGATCATTGTTGAG AATGCAGCCTATCTTGCAGAAAAGCTGGGATTAAGTGTGACTGATGCCGTCATTGATGCTTTAAGCAAAGCAGGTTATGATAAACCAGGGAGCCAAAAAGTTTATATTCAATCCACTAATAGCTCTGTATTACTGAAGTTCAAGGAGAAAACCAAATACGAGCTTGTCTACAAGATTGACGAGACTGTCAGTGATGCTGCCAATGCTGCTGTGGAAGATATAAAAACATTTGCTAGTTCTGTGGTTGTCAATAAAGATTCAGTATTTCCTCGTAGTGCTAGCTTCTTGACCACCTTTACAAAGATTGTGCCAAAGCTACAAGCTTCTAACCTCTCAATTTTCGTAGAAACATTCAGCAATGAGTTTGTATCTCAGGCATGGGATTACTTCTCAGATCCAACAGTGGAGATCAACTCATTTATTCAGGAAACAGGAATTAATGGGGTCATCACAGATTTCCCGAAAACTGCTAGTAGATATTCAA AAAACAAATGCTTAAACTTGGGTGATAAGACACCTCCTTACATGCAACCTGTTAAAGCAGGCGATCTTTATAAAACTCTTGACAATCGGACATTGCCTCCAGCTCAGGCTCCACTCCCTCCTTTGACTAAATCTGAAGTGGTAGAGGCACCTTTGCCTGCTGTTGCTAAACTAGCCCCAGCTTCTAGCCCTGCTGCCGAAACCAAGTCGCCACCCAAAAATGCACAGCCTAAGGTTTCCGTTTGCTTCTTCTTGTCCAGTCTTGCTGTGTTTGTAGCTTCAATTCTTCTGCTTTGA
- the LOC127117641 gene encoding pirin-like protein: MYFIQPTMLLTFPSIHSQQSHKMAETMKQPRLVTRKFLAKPQREGVGAVVRRSIGRFELKYFDPFLLLDEFSVAAPAGFPDHPHRGFETVTYMLQGAITHEDFEGHKGTIEAGDLQWMTAGRGIVHSEMPAAQDIQKGLQLWINLASQHKMIEPKYQEILSKDIVEAMKDGIMVRVIAGEALGIKSPIYTRIPTMYLDFTLKPGSHLQQLVPKSWNAFVYILEGEGIFGNQKSHPTTSHHILLLGNGDGVEAWNKSSKILRFILVGGEPLGEPMVQFGPFVMNTQQEIDQTIDDFENYTNGFEKARDWRS; the protein is encoded by the exons ATGTACTTCATTCAACCCACCATGCTCCTTACATTTCCATCAATACATTCTCAACAATCTCATAAAATGGCAGAAACCATGAAACAACCTCGTCTTGTTACTAGGAAGTTCTTAGCCAAACCTCAACGAGAAGGTGTTGGTGCTGTTGTTAGAAGAAGCATAGGAAG ATTTGAGCTCAAGTACTTTGATCCTTTCCTTCTCTTGGATGAATTCTCAG TTGCTGCTCCGGCTGGATTTCCTGACCATCCACATAGAGGTTTTGAGACTGTCACATATATGTTACAG GGTGCTATAACACATGAAGATTTTGAAGGACACAAAGGAACAATTGAAGCTGGTGACTTGCAGTGGATGACTGCCGGCAGAGGGATTGTGCACTCAGAAATGCCTGCTGCTCAAGATATTCAAAAGGGTTTGCAACTATGGATCAACCTTGCTTCCCAACATAAAAT GATTGAACCAAAGTATCAAGAAATTTTAAGCAAGGACATAGTAGAAGCTATGAAAGATGGTATCATGGTTAGGGTTATAGCCGGGGAAGCACTTGGAATAAAGTCTCCAATATACACAAGAATACCGACAATGTATTTGGATTTTACTCTTAAACCCGGATCGCACTTGCAACAACTTGTACCAAAATCATGGAATGCTTTTGTGTATATTTTGGAAGGAGAGGGTATTTTCGGAAACCAAAAATCTCATCCTACAACCTCTCACCATATTCTTCTTCTAGGTAATGGGGATGGTGTGGAGGCATGGAATAAGTCTTCTAAGATACTAAGGTTCATTTTGGTGGGAGGAGAACCATTAGGTGAACCAATGGTGCAATTTGGACCCTTTGTGATGAATACTCAACAAGAGATTGACCAAACTATTGATGATTTTGAAAACTATACCAATGGCTTTGAGAAAGCAAGAGATTGGAGATCTTAG